A stretch of the Tachyglossus aculeatus isolate mTacAcu1 chromosome 6, mTacAcu1.pri, whole genome shotgun sequence genome encodes the following:
- the SLC35A2 gene encoding LOW QUALITY PROTEIN: UDP-galactose translocator (The sequence of the model RefSeq protein was modified relative to this genomic sequence to represent the inferred CDS: deleted 1 base in 1 codon): MVPGGAAGSGERARGRKWRAVAEETGRAGPGRAERVPTWQRRGPEGSGGPGGSGGVGGPAAAAAVTTAGTAGEREPGAASAAHRRLKYISLAVLVVQNASLILSIRYARTLPGDRFFATTAVVMAEILKGVTCLLLIFIQKRGNVKHFVLFLYEAVLVQYVDTLKLAVPSLIYTLQNNLQYVAISNLPAATFQVTYQLKILTTALFSVLMLRKSLSRLQWASLLLLFTGVAIVQAQQAGAGGGGGGGGAAAPGRAADQNPVAGLAAVVVSCLSSGFAGVYFEKILKGSAGSVWLRNLQLGLFGTLLGLAGLWWAEGPAVAQRGFFFGYTPVVWGVILNQAFGGLLVAVVVKYADNILKGFATSFSIVVSTVASVRLFGFRVDPLFALGAGLVIGAVYLYSLPKGAAPAAAPPPSAARRPDLTEPFLPKLLSKEKGS; encoded by the exons ATGGTTCCGGGGGGGGCGGCCGGAAGTGGCGAGCGCGCGCGCGGCCGGAAGTGGCGCGCGGTTGCCGAGGagacgggccgggccgggcctggccGGGCCGAGCGGGTGCCAACATGGCAGCGGCGGGGGCCGGAGGGgtcggggggtccgggggggtcggggggggtcggggggccggCGGCCGCGGCGGCCGTCACCACAGCCGGGACCGCGGGCGAGCGCGAGCCCGGGGCGGCCAGCGCAG CTCACCGGCGACTCAAGTACATCTCCTTGGCGGTGCTGGTGGTGCAGAACGCCTCGCTGATCCTCAGCATCCGCTACGCCCGGACTCTGCCCGGAGACCGCTTCTTTGCCACCACGGCCGTGGTGATGGCCGAGATCCTAAAGGGGGTCACCTGCCTGTTGCTCATCTTCATCCAGAAGCGAG GGAACGTGAAACATTTCGTGCTGTTCCTGTATGAGGCCGTCCTGGTACAGTATGTGGACACCCTGAAGCTGGCCGTCCCgtccctcatctacaccctgcagAACAACCTGCAGTACGTGGCCATCTCCAACCTGCCCGCCGCCACCTTCCAG gTGACATACCAGCTGAAGATCCTGACCACGGCCCTCTTCTCTGTGCTGATGCTGCGCAAAAGCCTGTCGCGGCTGCAGTGggcctccctgctgctgctgttcacCGGCGTGGCCATCGTCCAGGCCCAGCAggcgggggccggcggcggcggcggggggggcggc gcggcagccccgggccgggccgcggACCAGAACCCCGTGGCGGGGCTGGCGGCCGTGGTGGTGTCCTGCCTGTCGTCCGGCTTCGCCGGGGTCTACTTCGAGAAGATCCTGAAGGGCAGCGCGGGGTCCGTGTGGCTGCGGAACCTGCAGCTGGGCCTCTTTGGGACCCTGTTGGGGCTGGCGGGGCTGTGGTGGGCCGAGGGCCCGGCCGTGGCCCAGCGGGGCTTCTTCTTCGGGTACACGCCGGTGGTGTGGGGGGTCATCCTCAACCAGGCCTTCGGGGGCCTGCTGGTGGCCGTAGTGGTCAAGTACGCCGACAACATCCTCAAGGGCTTCGCCACCTCcttctccatcgtggtctcgacGGTGGCCTCCGTGCGGCTCTTCGGCTTCCGCGTGGACCCGCTCTTCGCCCTGGGGGCCGGGCTGGTCATCGGGGCCGTCTACCTGTACAGCCTGCCCAAGGGGGCCGCCCCCGCCGCGGCCCCGCCGCCCTCCGCCGCCCGCCGCCCAGACCTGACGGAGCCCTTCCTGCCCAA GCTGCTCTCCAAGGAGAAGGGCTCCTAG